In the Ictidomys tridecemlineatus isolate mIctTri1 chromosome 10, mIctTri1.hap1, whole genome shotgun sequence genome, AACTAATTTGGAAGAATGATGACTTTTGCTGAAGCACTGAGGTGTATCGAGGACATTTGAGATCAGAGATCATGAATCCTGAGGGTTCACTATTTAACTTGATGTACCTTATGATCTTGACCAAGAAACCCCTCTTGATATATTTTTTGTCATCTATAAAGTAGGGAATAATAatgatatatttctttaaaaattaaatagtagcATGTATTACAATACCTATTAAAATACATGACATATAAGTGGTCAGCTAGTCCCATCCATCTTCTCCCCATGTGGCATGCTGggaaatttgtatttctttccctcttttctttgaAACATTCCAATCTGATgaaatgtatttaagaaaaaaaggcatATTTCAAAGtcaaaaaagatgaatatatctcatcatatgttgaaaatataaacagatttttttaagataaaatcttTGTTTAGTAGAGTCTTTTTTAGAAACATAGTCAGTTTTAGGGTGAAAATTTATCAAGCTCAGAAGaaaactttccttttatttttcttccatatcaTGAACCCTTTGGAAACTGTGGGgggtttatttctattttagtacCAAATAATAGAAAGCATCATATCAATAATTACTACCAGGCTTGATTACTGGTTTGTAGTATAAtgaaaatctgtttcttttctacAATTTATAAAGggcctttctttattttatcttaccCAGTGATCTTTCCAGTAAACCAGCAGGTTACCTTGTGATTGTCCCACTTTGACATGTTAGAGAGAATTGTTTCTTGTTGAGGAATCTCTCAAGATCATGCAAtagatttttagaataaaaaaggacagaaataaGCATGGGATTTAGGACAGTTTCTAGAGATAAGCATAGTAATTATATAAACTAGAGAAAGggttgaataaatgaaaagatgggAGAATGAAATCAGCAAAAAACAAACTTTACCTGGAACATTGACCTTTGCTCCCATAACTACAAATTTGGCTCAGAGCTCTGCAGCAgttagttcaatttttttttttccaatttacttTTAGAGATTATAAGATAAAAAACAGTTACTGCTTAAGAGAACAAGTATTCAGAGATCTTCTAGCTCTGAACCTGTGCTTCtcaattttatcatctttttagATTTGGCTCAGATTCCAGTAGCAGTCTTTAAATTTCCACCTGGTCACAGTCTGCTTCTAGGTCTGATAGTTATGACCCTTTGTCAGGTTTTGGGTTCCATAGGCCTTTATCAGTAGTACAAAAGAGCCGTTTCCAAAAGGCATTATAAAGCATTGTATTTTTAGTAGTTGAAATGTCAGTATTggaaacatcttttaaaaaaaataagatgacacaatggaatattattcagtgttaaaagagaataaatcttggcatttgcaggtaaatggatggcattggagaagataatgctaagtgaagttagccaatcacaaaaaacagatgccaaatgttttctctgatataaggaggctgattcataatgggatggagtggggagcatgggaggaaaagatgaactctagatagggcaaagggaagggagaggcagggaggggatgtgggagtaggaaaggcagtggaatgagatggacttcattaccctaagtacacatatgaagacacaaatggtgtgactatacattgtatacaaccagagacatgaaaaattgtgctctatatgtgtaatatgaattgaattgcattctgttgtcatattatAACAAATTAGactaattttaagaaaagaaaaaaaataagatgatatcTAACAAATTAAGAGATTCAGTTTtctataaagaataatttttggaCAAATAAACCAGTTAAGTTGAACATGTCTCTAATGGTTCTTTGTCTTGTACATTTCTAAGTGAGTGGTTTCTAGCTCCCTGAGTTTTCAGCTGAACTTTCGAAATGCTTTACCAGACAAATAGTTTCTCAATGAATACTTTGCTGCTGTACAGCATGGAAAAAGATAGGGGAGGTTGTAGTGACAACAGAGAAAAGTATTTATACTTGAACCCATGCAGGTGAAAATGGCTAAGCCAAGAATGTAGATGAGGCAGGTCAAACTAGACAATTCCAAGATTCACAATCACACTGAAATCCAAATGCAGCCATCCCtttcaccaaaaaacaaaaacaattagacCAGGAGAGGTTTGGCTTAGGGGGCAGGCACGTGTGCTCTCTGATGGTTTGCTCCCCGATGGTTTGCTCCCCAGCTTCCTGCTCTGGCTGGTGATGTGTTCCTAGTGAGGAGTTGACTTCATTCATAGCTTGCAAGCATGCTTGAGGTTGAGATGAAGATGCAGTGCATATGGGCTTTTCCAGTTTGCCTCTGAATATTTAGTGTGTTTTGCTGATGTGAAGAAGAGTGAGGAAGAGAACACTGTGTTTGTACAGGTGTGGAAAGCGTGGGGGCATGCAGACCAAACAGTTAGTAACAGTTATATCTGGGTGCAGAAATGGGTAGGGCTTGATGGAGCAGGCACTACCTTATATACTTCTCAGGGACACCACTGCATAGAATACAGTGCAGATGGTGATTTGTTTAATGGGGCAAGTTTGGGGTgtgctttcacttttttttttttttttaatggatctgGGTATACTGCCTGACTTTTTTTGGCAAAAATTCAAAGAGTACCTATTAAGTTCACAATTTTTAAACTAGGCTTTGCCCACTGTGATAGTTCCATGACCAGGAAGCAGACTTGAGAATTACTTATCTTGGGTAGTATGAAGCCACCGGCCCTTGATTCCCTGTCAGTCATGAAGGGATTGAAAGTACTTGTTATGTGTATGTCAGAATTGATTGAAGAGAATCAAATGTTCTTATGCAAGGGGTAATATTGTTATTTACAAAATTTGGAGTTGCTCATTTCTGCCCCTCCACAGTCTCTGCATTCTGATCCACTTAGAGAAGCACACAGGCAGAGCTTAACGTCTCCCATTTGGCACAGAAAGTTAAGTGACCCACTATGATTAAATATTAACTGAAGGTCTATGACTTCTTGAGTGTTACAAGTGCAGAATTTTTATCACATGAGCACCACTTTCCTGAATTATCTGTTACTAAGTATTTTATTGTCACCATCATGTAAAATCTTTGAGCAGAAAATGAATACTGTAGAATAGTTAAACCCATTTATAAGTTGTAATGAAATATCAGCTTAAAGTATTATATATCAAAGTCCTTTCAGTAAGTTTTGCAGAAGAATGTCTTCTAACAATAATTTAAGTGAATTTTGCTGGTGGAatacagtgaaagaaaaatctttaaaatctaaattattcAGATAACTAAATTCTTAATCCTAAAATTTAATTATCTTAATTCTATCTATAGTGTCAAATCAAGACTTTCTATTAGTCAtgaaactaagaagcttcttagtcttttttcagattattttaagaaaggtTTTTTAGTGATTAATGACTCTTCTAACTGAACAGCAAGAGTGCTTAAAAGCAACCTTTAATGTGCTgattaaagattttatttctagaatattctGTTTGTATTTTCATACCTCTATTCAGTCTTGATAACTATGAGGCAAACTGTAATTAAATCAGAAACATGACTCCTCcttatttctttggaaatttgaccaaattaatttttttaattaaaagttctGCTAATATTTGAAATTTGAGAAAGTAggacatatatattattttgtctttgtgtCCTTATCATCAAAGACAGATCATACTGATCTTTACTCTGTAAACAACtacattgaaaatttttattgagatttttaaaaaatgaagtaggaaagatgccagaattttttaatttctaaattactGAGGAAGTGTAATATTGAAGATTCATTTATAGGTGTGATTGTGTGACTTTGAAAGCAGCTAAGAAAGATATGTTCTTGATTTTCTTATAACTAGAACCTCATTCTGGGAACTCTTGATTTACCAGTTGTTCAACTGACTCCTATGTAAGTTGATTGGAGTAGTTCAAAGAACGACTGCCTGGACTGATGTCCCGTCCTCCAGATCAGTAGTGAGCAGCAGGGGCAGGCAGTGGTGGGCAGGTGTAGCACTTCTGTGATCCCAGGCTGAGTCTATAGTCAGCCCAGTGTGAACCGCTCTTGAGTCAGTGTATATACAGCTGTGCAGCATGAGTGTGGACATCAGCCCATTATTGACCCTGTATGGTCTGAAATCAACAGTGTTTCCTGTTctatggtttattttgtttttattttaaatgaccttaataaattttaatatcaagttGAGGTTGCTGATGAGCTAGTAGAGTCAGGCCAAAGTAAATAACTAGGGGAGACAAAAAGGAAGAGATAAGTGGTCTTATCTGGCATCCTGGAAAGCCCAGCTGGAGAAAATCCCAAGGAAATGGCAAAGTACATTATTATAGTCAGCTActtcatcactgtgactaaaagacccagcCAGAACAAAtatagaggaagaaaggtttatttaggggctcaccaTTTCAGAAGTCTCTGTCCATAGTGGCTGgctgcattcctcagggctcaaggtaaggcaggacaTTACCATGTCAGAAGAGTGTGACAAAGAGAAGAAGATCACATTatgatcaggcagcagagagagagactccattcaccagatacaaaatatataccccaacaCTATTCCCACCCCCAgccttcagctaccactcagtcaatccctgttggggaattaattcactgattgggttaaggctgtctctcacaacccaatcatttcttttctgaatcttcttgcactgtctcacacgtgagttttgggggacacctcacatccaaactataacagaccTAGAGAAAAAGTGACTCTAAGCTGACATCAAACATAGATAGGAGTCCTACCTGAGAAAGTGTCAGTGGGTCTTTCCTTTGACTTGTCTCAAACATTTCAGATGGATTGTTGCTAGTGAATAAcctgttttggttttattttcctccatttaaaGAAATGAACACCTAATTTATCTCTCAGAAGAGTAGAATTTCCTTGAAGCCTGAATTTCATGTATTATAAATAAACCATGTATCTGAGATGGTCTAGGTGGAAAGAACAGTAGACTGACAGTTAGGAGATGATTGATTGCTCCGCCTGGCCATGACCCTTGGAAATGATATAATCTTAGTCACAGAGAACGTTTCTTTTTTGGATCTGAAAATGGAGAATAGGAAGAGGTTTCTAGGGTAGGAAAAAGTTTTGTGATAACCTGTCCCTGGACTGCATTAATGCATGAGGTCAGAGACTATGCCTTGGGAATCCTCCTCCAGTGGAGCCTCCCCGAGTCTTGGGCATTTATCTCTCTGTGGTGGGTACATATCATACCCATTGCATGAGGGTATTTCCCCACCGGATTATCCCCTTCTCCATCACCCTGTTTTGTGGAGTCTAATTCTTGCACAAAGTAGGTtctcaatacatttttattgaataagGATTTTACAAATTCTTTGGAAGAtgttcttctcctttctttgatGATGGTGAGTTTCTGAGCATCCCATTAACTGCTTAGCTTAGGAGTAGGTATCAGAGGTGTGCTGATTCTACAGACCTCTTTTCTGTGGCTGATACcttcaattacatttttattcatgattaacatttctcattttcattaatgctttttttttcagggGTCTTGCCCCTCAGAATAAACCAGAGTTGCAGAAGGTGATGGAAAAGAGAAAACGAGACCAAGTAATcaagcagaaggaagaagaagcaCAAAAGAAGAAATCTGACCTGGAAATAGAACTTTTAAAACGGCAGCAGAAGTTGGAGCAGGTAAGAGTGACTGGGGGAAAgtattctttctcatttctgaGAAATAAGGATATTGGAGCAAGCAGAATCTCCCAGACATATCAGATATAAACATTGTTgccttgaaagaaaagaaacaaaatgtcagCAGATGGCGTATATTATActccaggcagaggcaggaattCTATTGAAGACCTAAAAGAAATGCTCAAGGCAAAGGCAAATCAGAGAAATATCGCTGAATTCACAGAGTACTGGAGTAATTTATGCAGCTCAGCCTCACTTGGACTCCAGGGCAACTGCGTGTTCTTCTCGGGATTTTGTTTTCTTGGCTTTGACTTTTTCATTCTTGTCTTCTCATGCTGTCGTTGGTAGTAACAACCAGTTGGGTGCTGCTTCTGCAGAATcagtccttcctccctctttccctcccttgcttttcttctttctttctattggGAGACCAAGAGAGAATTTCTTCCATTGGAATGAGAGGAGTGCCTTGAAAAGCCTCTCAGTTTGTAAATAATTTTCCtggttttgaatttcatttagctTGAATTGGAGAAGCAGAAATTGCAAGAAGAGCAAGAAAATGCCCCGGAGTTTGTGAAGGTGAAAGGCAATCTCAGGAGAACAGGCCAAGAGGTGGCCCAAGCCCAGGAGTCCTAGGCGGAGGCTGTCTGGAGACCTGGTGTGTCCTGCCATCACCGCAAGAGCTGTGTCTAGGTGCCTCCTCTGCATTTGTCTCAGGGCCAGAGCCCCTGGAGAGAATTCCAGCCAGCCAAGAATCTTGACTATGACAaggatttgatttgattttactACAGTCTGGATGGATAAATTATCTATGAAAATTATAGTTCCCATTCGCCAAATGAAGGACATTGACCAGCACGTAAGTTGGAATAATGGACCTGTGTTCAGAGacctaaagcaaaaaaaaaaaaaaaaaaaaaaaggaagaggaccctggaaaaaaatattgagagCTGCACTACTTGGTTTTTCTTCCAATCTGAGTTCAGTGgagcaaatattattttctttgaagagctaaagaaaatgtgtttatttcttcttttggttaTCTACAAGATAATTTAGATTACATAGAAGTGTATTTAATCAGTTACATCCAATATTTGTAAATTCTACTTTAAGAattcaaaattttcttgtttaatttatACTTTCACCCATGTTAGAATTAATAGTGGAGAATGTTAATGTTGAGCACAGCTATTACCATTGTTGGCATCAAAATTCAGAAATAGATTAAGAAGGTATAAAAACATGTAAAGATTCATGTTggtctgttttaatttctttcagttctATGCTTTGTGGAGGCATCCACTTCCCAGAAGGTATCTCGTGTAAATTCATTTATTGCTTTGATAACCAGCATGTTTTcagttcagttttatttttaaatttcttgctgAGATACttctttcaggaaaagaaaaaaaatcctcgtTCCTTTGGAAAACAGAAATAGTCTGTATAGCCCAGCTTTAGTGTCAAAAGTAAAGAGTacaaaaatcttaatttctcTTGAGCACAGTGCAGGGAAAGTTCCCATTAGGAACTGGATGGTAAGGTCTTCTTTAGGTATTTTAATGTGAAACAAGTATCAGTTGATCTCAAGGAGGCTTTTGGTTTGTACATTTTGAATATTAGTAGAATCCAAGCTTTGAAAACTTGTTGATTAATGATTGTgtatttctttactcttttttttttcttatgaaggaaAACTTTTACCACTCTCTCAGTGTGATGCTGTTGGTAAGGATAATGTTGATGACTACTGTATTGCATCTCTCAggagaaactgaggtgcagggagaagagactcagtttccttatgTTAACTAGCATGCTATTCAAAGACATCCAAGTTGCAAATAATAGCAAATtctcatgaaaagttaattttataCTGCTGACATGGAAGAATTCTTGTGGATTTAGTATGTTCTTCGTAGAGATGATTCAGCCTTTCTACATCAGAGGCTTTTATACTTCCTTTACAACTCATAGAAAGTTGGATTCAGAGCTTTGGAATCCTTAACTAGCAAGTAGACATTAGCTTTCTATGGGAGATGCTTTAGTTTTAGTAATCAACAGGCCCACATTCAGTCCCAATGTGaacaaaataagattaaataGATGATAATATACTGCTAGTTAGAGAAATATATTAGCTGTTTATACCTGAAATGGATTATTTGTCTCAtcagcaaatattatttaaataagacATGCTGAGGTTGCTCTAAAATAGTTTGCTGCTGGAGATTAGAATGGTGAcagttttcttatcattattcccttTGAGAGAAGAAAGTGAGGTAAGTGATCATCTTGAAAGAACATTCCTTATTGCACATTAATTAGAGTTCTTCCTCTGTCTTTGTGGACTTAACGGTGTGATCTGTAAAGTGAAGATTCTGGACTGGCTCCTATCTTTATCTAATAGGATGTTTGATCTTGAAATCTGTTCCTTGAAGCAGTTTTGCCACTTGACAAAAATCTCAAGGGCTGGAAGGACCAATTCTGTTCCTAGAACTTCCTTAGGATTCATTCAACACTGggaaaaagttaattaaaaaagcATTTCCCTTCTAATTGCACTAAGATCTGCAGAATTGATTGTAGCTATACTACAAGGTCTGGCCTAAAGAGGACTTGTAAATGGTGTAGAGTaatgggtgtggctcagtagcagagtgtaTAGGAAAGGAAGCTTTGACATCATCTGGTCAGCTGGGCCTACAAGCTGCGTTTAAAAGGTGGTCAGTCTCTCCTGTACCTAGCACTATAAACTGAGGACTCATGAACATCTGAGCAGTTCTGTGcttggagccaccatttgacaaAAATGGCTCCATTTTTCCATTCCGTGGTTTTCTTAAAATAGTTCAGTGTTTTATAGTCTCTTAATAGTAAAGTAGTGTTGCTTTCTAAGCTATAACAGCTGACTTTATTCTTCTACTCTGAACAATCTTGCCTTGTTTgagtgtatataatatatataaagggAGCCTTAATggatttgttttcataatttaatattttttgtatttgctcttGTATAATTGTTTTTAATGGAAAGTATTACAGAATTGAGGGTGGAATTCTTAGAACCAAagttattcttaataaaaatcaCCACATGCTTGGACCATGCAGCTGTGTTTGTCTGATCTGTTTAAGGTGATGTCCAGAACCTGCTGCAGCTATGTTCAATTCAGAGATCAGAAGGTAGTTCCAGGCTCTCCCTTGGTGACCATGGTCTTTGACAGCCTTCCCTGCAAATGTCCTATCATCTGCATTTATACAAGCTGGAATTTATATGTCAAATAAGTTCATGCTAAGCTATTAATAGCTCTCTATATACCCTTTACAGAGAGTATATGGCACTAGAGCAGCAGGTGCCAGTCCTGCAGGGAAAGATTGAGCATTTTAGGTAACTGACATGACCAATGGAGAAGCATTTTGGGAAGGATCAGTTTTTAGTGCTTGTGAGCTAGTACAATTgtgatttctgaaaattttttttcttgcacagATTAATGTTTTCATCAGAGAAGTTATTTTGGAAAACTATTCTCATGATTGCATTATCCTCttgtttaaaaatagtttggAGGCTCAGGTCCCTTTATTTGATAATTAtgcttttatgcttttatttttcaaccCTAAATTAATTATTCAAGTGTTCAGTTACCTAACTTCTAGTGTCTCTGtacttattttacatttgtttgtttgtttgtttggttggttggtttctttgttttttcaaagcCTTACTTAGCAGAGTAGATCTGCTATCTCTAAGGTATATCATGAGCCCTAAAAACCCATGCAGAAGATGGATTCCAGAAATGATTTGTACAGTAGCTGCAAGGTTTTCCATGGTGACAGTTTTGAAGCCATTTTTCTGGACTAATGTATGTGTGTTTTACAATAGTAATATATTTGAAAGAAGACATaccaattaaaatgttaagtgaGTTTTAACATACTACATGCTGTAGTATATCTAAAAGAAGCATTAAAACATTAgtcttacatttattttaagaaatgaacttatTTTATTTCCAGGTCTCAGAGTAAATAAAAGCTTTATGGGCTAGCCTTTTAAatcataatttctattttcttttttccacctgAGCAAATGTAGTCTGATTATCAACTGGAGGTGTTTTGAGGGTCTCCCTATTTGCCTCTTGATTTTCTGAAATGATAGTAATTCCCAGTGAAAGTAGTAAAAAGGACTCTTAGTTTTTTATTGAAGATATGTTCATTGTTCCTGGGGTTTGCTGCACCCAGGCTCCCAATATATAAAtgcattgatatttatttttatctgtatttattGAATCATGAGCAATACCCTTAATGCCAACCAagttcttctccctctccctctttccatATTTATAGCTCCTTTCTCCAGCAGTGAAAACCTGTTTGCCAGCCTCCTCCTCATAGCTAATGATTTCCTTAGTCCTCCTGTGTGTGACTTTCCTCAGCCACCTTGCTCACTCTGGTCCTGCCCACTGGTTTTTCAACTGAATTAAGGAAAGAGACTGGAAACAACAATTTTTCTTGAGCTTTTAAACAT is a window encoding:
- the Fam107b gene encoding protein FAM107B isoform X2 translates to MAEPDYIEDDNPELIKPQKLINPVKTSRNHQDLHRELLMNQKRGLAPQNKPELQKVMEKRKRDQVIKQKEEEAQKKKSDLEIELLKRQQKLEQLELEKQKLQEEQENAPEFVKVKGNLRRTGQEVAQAQES
- the Fam107b gene encoding protein FAM107B isoform X1, which translates into the protein MGSLTHHEQDGLLEDTSPKDSYLIPRNIMAEPDYIEDDNPELIKPQKLINPVKTSRNHQDLHRELLMNQKRGLAPQNKPELQKVMEKRKRDQVIKQKEEEAQKKKSDLEIELLKRQQKLEQLELEKQKLQEEQENAPEFVKVKGNLRRTGQEVAQAQES